The genomic window CACGGGGATGCCGTGGGGTTCGCAGCATTCCTTCACCGTGGCCACCACATCGTTGGCGTAGTTCTGCAGCGAGTAGTTGGTGGAGGCGGCGCTGGCGGTGCGGCTGCCGTCGTAGTCGATGCCCAGGCCGCCGCCCACATCCAGGTAGCCCATCGGCGCCCCCAACTTGGTGAGCTCTCCGTAGATCTGGCCGGCCTCCTGCAGGGCGTCCTTGAGCACGGCGATGTCATTGATCTGGCTGCCTACGTGGAAGTGCAGCAGGCGCAGCTCGCCCAGCAGATCGGCAGCCCTTAGAGCCTCCACCGTGGCCAGCAGGTCGGGGATGCCCAAGCCAAATTTGGCCCGCTCCCCCACCGAGCTGCCCCAGCGGCCGGTGCTGCGGGCCGAGAGCTTGGCGCGGATGCCGATCAGGGGCGCCGCACCCAGCTCGCGGCTGGCGCTGATGATCCGCTCCACCTCATCGGCCTGCTCGATCACCACCACCGGTTGGCGCCCCAGGCGCCTGGCAAGGATTGCGGTCTCCATGTAGCGCTGATCCTTGTAGCCGTTGCAGATCAGCAAGGCCTCGGGGTCGTCGATCAGCGACAGGGCAATAAGTAGCTCCGCCTTGCTGCCGGCTTCCAATCCGAAATGCCAGCGCCGGCCGCTGCTCACCAGTTCCTCCACCACGTGGCGCTGCTGGTTGCACTTCACCGGAAACACCCCCTGGTAACGGCCGGCGTAGCCGTACTGGGCGATGGCCCGCTCGAAGGCGCCGTGCAGGCGTTCGAGCCGGTCTTCGAGGATGTCGTCGAAGCGAATCAGCAGGGGCAGGCTGAGGTCGCGGCCCTGCAGCTCCTGCACCAGCTCCATCAGGTCGAGGGAGCCGCCCCGGTCGCCCCGGGGCTGCACCATCACGTGGCCGCGATCGCTCACGGAGAAATAGGGGTCGCCCCAGCGATCCAGCCCGTAGAGGGCGGCGCCGGCGGCGGCTGTCCAGGTGTCGCTGTTCGACGCGCTCACGGCAGGGGGCTGGTGGGGGGCGGTGATCACGGCACCACTGTGCTTGCCAATGGGCAGGGCCGCCGCGGACGATGAGCCGGATTGACTTCTCCTCCATGGCCGCCGAACGCTCTTTCATTGCCATCAAGCCCGACGGCGTTCAGCGCGGTCTGGTCGGCGAAATCCTCGGCCGCTTCGAGCGCAAGGGCTTCAAGCTGGTGGGCCTTAAGCAGCTCACCCCCAGCCGCGAGCTGGCTGAAAGTCACTACGGCGTGCACAGCGAGCGCCCCTTCTTCGCCGGCCTGGTGGACTTCATCACCTCCGGCCCAGTGGTGGCGATGGTGTGGGAAGGCGACGGCGTCATCGCCAGCGCCCGCAAGCTCATTGGCGCCACCAAGCCCCTCGAGGCCGAGCCCGGCACGATCCGCGGCGACCTGGCCGTCAACATCGGTCGCAACGTGATCCACGGTTCCGATGCCCCCGAAACCGCTGAATTCGAAATCGGCCTGTGGTTCCAGCCCTCCGAGCTGAGCGACTGGACCCCCGCCGATCAGGTCTGGCGCGTCGAGGGCTGATCAGTTCCGCTCAAATCGCCGCCAGCTGAAGTTATTCAGCTGGTCCTGTTTTGCCGTTCCTAGGTCGCCAAGGATCGCTCCCGCCACCAATTCAGCGGTGATCGCTGCCAGCAGCACGCCGTTGCGGTGGTGCCCCGCGGCCAGCCACAGGCCGGGGATGGGGCTGGTTCCAAGCAGGGGTGCTTCGTCTGGGGTGTGGGGCCGAAAGCCCCACCAGCGCTCCATCGGCGGCCAGGCGCTCGCCTCCGGCAGCAGGCTGGCTAGCCCCTCCTGCAGCTGGCGCTGGCCAGCGGGGGTGAGCCCCTCGCTGAAGCCGGCCTCGGCTTCGCTGGTGGCCCCCACCACCAGCAGACCGTCTTGCCGCGGCACCAGGTAGGTGCCGGGCCCAAAAATCACCCGCCCCAAGGCCTGCCGCGGCCCCTGCAGCGACAGCATCTGGCCCTTCACAGGAGCGATCGGCAGCTGGGGCAGTAGCTGGGCGCTCCAGGCACCGCAGGCCAGCACCGCCCGCTCAGCGGTGAGATGGTGCTCCTCCCCTTCGGCGCTGCGTAGACGCACCCCGCTAAGGGCGCCGGTCGGGCCGCAGACCAGTTCCAGCACCTGGCTGCCCTCCTCAAAGGTCACCCCCAGTTCCACGCAGGCCCGCTCCAGGGCGCGCATCAGCCGGCGGCGGTTGTCGATCTGGCCGTCCTGTTCAAACAGCAGGCCGGTCTGCCAGCGCTCGCCGATGCCCGGTATCTCTTGCTCCAGGCCGCGGCGATCGAGCCCCTGGCCGAAGGCGGCGGTGGGATAGGCATCCCGCTCCGCCGAGGTGGCGAAGGGCACGACGATGCCGCAGGGCCGTAGACCGCAGCTCAGGCCGCTGTCGGCTTCGATCTGGGCCACCCAGGAGGGGATGAGCTGCAGGCTGGCCTGCCCCAGGGCGAGCAGGTCGCCGGCGAGCCCCTCGGCGTGGGGCGCCAACATGCCGGCGGCTACGAATCCTGCTGCCTCGCTGCGGCGCCGGCTCAACACCCGCACTGCTTCGCCGCGGCGGGCGAGCTGGTGGGCCATGGCCAGGCCCATCAGGCCGCCCCCCAGCACCGTGATGGCTGGCCCCTTGGCTGCAGTCATGGCTGGGCAGGCGCCGCTGGCTCCAGCCCCAGCACCGTGGCTCCGCAGGAGCGCAGGGCAGCGTCGGCGGTGAGTAGCAGCAGTGGTTCCTGGCGGCTTTGCACGAGCAGCAGCTGGTCGAACAGGTCGCTGGGGGTGGCGCTGCAATCCAGCTCGGCCA from Cyanobium sp. Tous-M-B4 includes these protein-coding regions:
- a CDS encoding FAD-binding oxidoreductase, producing the protein MTAAKGPAITVLGGGLMGLAMAHQLARRGEAVRVLSRRRSEAAGFVAAGMLAPHAEGLAGDLLALGQASLQLIPSWVAQIEADSGLSCGLRPCGIVVPFATSAERDAYPTAAFGQGLDRRGLEQEIPGIGERWQTGLLFEQDGQIDNRRRLMRALERACVELGVTFEEGSQVLELVCGPTGALSGVRLRSAEGEEHHLTAERAVLACGAWSAQLLPQLPIAPVKGQMLSLQGPRQALGRVIFGPGTYLVPRQDGLLVVGATSEAEAGFSEGLTPAGQRQLQEGLASLLPEASAWPPMERWWGFRPHTPDEAPLLGTSPIPGLWLAAGHHRNGVLLAAITAELVAGAILGDLGTAKQDQLNNFSWRRFERN
- the ndk gene encoding nucleoside-diphosphate kinase, with product MAAERSFIAIKPDGVQRGLVGEILGRFERKGFKLVGLKQLTPSRELAESHYGVHSERPFFAGLVDFITSGPVVAMVWEGDGVIASARKLIGATKPLEAEPGTIRGDLAVNIGRNVIHGSDAPETAEFEIGLWFQPSELSDWTPADQVWRVEG
- the speA gene encoding biosynthetic arginine decarboxylase, with protein sequence MSASNSDTWTAAAGAALYGLDRWGDPYFSVSDRGHVMVQPRGDRGGSLDLMELVQELQGRDLSLPLLIRFDDILEDRLERLHGAFERAIAQYGYAGRYQGVFPVKCNQQRHVVEELVSSGRRWHFGLEAGSKAELLIALSLIDDPEALLICNGYKDQRYMETAILARRLGRQPVVVIEQADEVERIISASRELGAAPLIGIRAKLSARSTGRWGSSVGERAKFGLGIPDLLATVEALRAADLLGELRLLHFHVGSQINDIAVLKDALQEAGQIYGELTKLGAPMGYLDVGGGLGIDYDGSRTASAASTNYSLQNYANDVVATVKECCEPHGIPVPTLVSESGRALASHFSVLVFDVLGAGSLPGAVPTPQEGEALILRNLRDTYAAITAPEASVEALQEAWNDALKFKHDALAAFRLGYLSLPERGLAEQLTWACCQAIAERLKGLPAATVIPEELRALPAALASTYYANLSVFRSAPDTWAIDQLFPVLPIHRLDEKPEALGSFADLTCDSDGKIARFIDPAGHTGRGQVKPLLELHTLRPGEPYWIGMFLGGAYQEVMGNLHNLFGSTNAVHIRLKASGGYQLDHVVRGDTNAEVLEVMEHNPELLLERLRVASEAAIGKGSLGISDARRLMAHLETSLRQTTYLQN